Proteins found in one Triticum urartu cultivar G1812 chromosome 4, Tu2.1, whole genome shotgun sequence genomic segment:
- the LOC125551530 gene encoding rhamnogalacturonan I rhamnosyltransferase 4-like, with protein sequence MAKQKASLPVIRRRIGGVGLLRWAVRVASSIVLWTALLQLSTFFGLPLSPLRAARPSCIGNRNTSATASAVTAVASDDVGDLAPPALPTRRSYRSNGYLLVSCNGGLNQMRAAICDMVTVARYLNLTMVVPELDKQSFWADPSDFGDIFDVNHFIYSLRDEVKVIRELPHKFNGKVPLSMQPVSWSSEKYYLRQILPLVRKHKVIRFSRTDSRLANNGLPLKLQKLRCHVNYNALRFTPSIEALGNNMISSLRKTGSFVVLHLRYEMDMLAFSGCTHGCSGQETAELTRMRYAYPWWKEKEIDSEKKRLEGLCPLTPGETTLVLKALGIPRDTRIYIASGEIYGGEKRLAALKAEFPNIVRKEMLLSEDELHLFQKHSTQMAALDYLVSVASDVFIPSNDGNMAKVVEGHRRFMGFHRTIQLDRKKLVELIDLFEDQELSWNEFCTAVKELHEGRMSQPTRRKVIAGQPKEEDYFYANPYECLGPARKRREKLKHTET encoded by the exons ATGGCCAAGCAAAAGGCCTCGCTTCCGGTGATCCGCCGCCGCATAGGCGGTGTCGGTTTGTTGCGCTGGGCGGTGCGGGTCGCCTCCAGCATAGTGCTCTGGACGGCGCTCCTCCAGCTCTCCACCTTCTTCGGTCTACCCCTCTCGCCGCTCCGCGCCGCCCGCCCGTCCTGCATAGGGAACCGCAATACCTCTGCAACCGCCTCTGCCGTAACCGCCGTCGCCTCCGACGATGTAGGGGACCTTGCACCCCCAGCTCTACCTACCAGGA GATCTTACAGAAGTAACGGTTATCTTCTTGTTTCATGCAATGGCGGTCTGAACCAAATGCGAGCTGCG ATATGTGACATGGTAACTGTAGCACGCTATTTGAATCTGACCATGGTTGTACCTGAACTTGATAAGCAATCCTTCTGGGCTGATCCTAG TGATTTTGGAGATATATTTGATGTGAATCATTTCATCTATTCTTTAAGAGATGAGGTGAAGGTTATCAGAGAACTCCCACATAAGTTTAATGGGAAAGTTCCATTATCAATGCAACCAGTCAGCTGGTCTAGTGAGAAATACTATTTGAGACAG ATCTTGCCTCTTGTACGAAAGCACAAGGTTATACGTTTTAGCAGGACAGATTCTCGCCTTGCGAACAATGGCCTTCCTCTGAAGCTCCAAAAGCTTCGCTGCCATGTTAACTACAATGCATTAAGATTTACACCATCCATTGAGGCCCTAGGCAACAATATGATATCGAGTCTCAGGAAAACTGGATCTTTTGTTGTGCTTCATCTGAGATATGAGATGGATATGCTCGCCTTCTCTGGCTGTACACACGGATGTTCTGGTCAAGAAACAGCAGAGCTCACGAGAATGAG GTATGCATATCCCTGGTGGAAAGAAAAGGAAATAGACTCTGAGAAGAAAAGGCTCGAGGGCCTCTGCCCGCTTACACCTGGGGAAACAACATTAGTGCTCAAAGCTCTTGGTATCCCCAGGGACACTAGGATATATATTGCCTCTGGTGAAATCTACGGTGGTGAAAAAAGATTAGCTGCGTTGAAGGCAGAGTTCCCTAACATC GTGCGTAAGGAGATGCTTTTATCTGAAGATGAGCTACACCTCTTCCAAAAACACTCGACTCAAATGGCAGCCCTGGACTATCTTGTTTCTGTCGCAAGTGATGTTTTTATTCCCAGTAATGATGGAAACATGGCTAAAGTTGTGGAAGGACACCGCAG GTTTATGGGCTTCCACAGGACTATACAGCTTGATAGGAAGAAGCTGGTTGAGCTTATAGATCTTTTTGAAGACCAGGAGCTGTCATGGAATGAATTCTGTACTGCTGTCAAGGAGCTACATGAGGGCCGAATGAGCCAGCCCACGAGAAGAAAAGTCATCGCAGGGCAGCCTAAGGAAGAGGACTACTTCTATGCAAATCCTTATGAGTGTCTCGGGCCTGCTAGAAAGAGAAGGGAAAAGCTAAAACATACAGAGACATAA